From the genome of Gemmatimonadota bacterium:
GCTGAACGGCGGCGAGGCGGTCCCGGCTCGAGGCAACGCGCACACTTCCGAGCGCTCGGCCCAGAAATGCGTTCAGCTCGTCCACGGCGCCGTACGCTTCGACGCGCGGGTGATCCTTCGCGACGCGACCCCCGCCGAAAAGCGCGGTCTCTCCGGCGTCTCCGGTGCGGGTGTAGATCTTCACAGAAGCCGCGTCATCCGCCGGAGCGCCTGCGCTTTCTCCACGAACGCCGTGCCCTCCTCGATCAGCGACTTCCCTTCCTTCGGGGGAGGGGGGGGTGGCTCGCCGGGCGTCAGGAGCTCTCGGATGTCGAGGAGGATCTCCAGGCGGATCTGGTCGCGCTGGAATTGGAAGTCGAGGCGCCCCATTTCCTGTGCGTCGCCCCGGCCTTTCGCCTGTTCAAAGGCCTCCCGGTACGCACCCTCGAGGCTCGCCAGGATTCGTTCGCGATGGCGCATGATTGCTTCCGGTTCTCAGCTGGATCCGGTTCGGCTCGCCTGAGGCCTGGGAAAAGCCTCGGCGCCGGGTCCTACGGTGAAGTACTCCTCCACGATGGATTGGAGTTCCTCGAAATGATCGTGGAAATAATGGTCCGATTGGGGGATACGCACGAGTGTGATCGGTCCGCCCGTCGCACGCACCCAGTCCTCCACCTCGCTCCCGCTTCCGAATTCGTCGTTTTCTCCCTGCACGACCAAAAGGGGGTTATCGAGCCCGGCGAGGTCGGGAAATCCGAGATTCCGTAGGGGAAGCCCCAGGCCGAGCAGTCCCTTCACCCTCTCCTCGCGCGCGCCGACAGTGAGCCCGACCCGCGAGCCGAAAGAAAAGCCACCCACGAGGAGGGGAAGATCGGGGTGCCGGTCCTCGAGCCAGTCCAACGCCGCCTCGACGTCCTCTTCCTCCCCGGTTCCTCCTCCGTAGAGACCCGTACTCGTGCCTACCCCGCGAAAGTTGAAGCGCAGCACCTCGAAGCCGGCCGCGCAGAGCGCCTGAGCGCTTCGGAAGACCGCCTTGGTGTGCATCGTGCCCCCATGCTGGGGATGCGGATGGCAGAGGACCGCCGCGCCACGGAGTGGCGGACTGCCCGGGCGGAGGTGCCCCTCGAGGTGGCCGTGCGAGACGGGGATCTTCATGTCCTGCAACTTCAGGAACTGGAGGCGCCCTG
Proteins encoded in this window:
- a CDS encoding alpha/beta fold hydrolase; this encodes MSATRRIVTPRWTGRLQFLKLQDMKIPVSHGHLEGHLRPGSPPLRGAAVLCHPHPQHGGTMHTKAVFRSAQALCAAGFEVLRFNFRGVGTSTGLYGGGTGEEEDVEAALDWLEDRHPDLPLLVGGFSFGSRVGLTVGAREERVKGLLGLGLPLRNLGFPDLAGLDNPLLVVQGENDEFGSGSEVEDWVRATGGPITLVRIPQSDHYFHDHFEELQSIVEEYFTVGPGAEAFPRPQASRTGSS